The genomic segment CTGGCGGCACTGGTTTGGGCCTGGCGATTGTAAAGCACGTACTGCTGCGCCACGACGCCGAATTACAAATTAACAGCGAGGTCGGCAAAGGCAGTGTTTTTACTTGCGTCTTCCCCGCCAACGATGGCCGCACCGGCTTGCGTCCGGCGGACAAGTAGCCCCGCAGAGGTTACACTAGGGACTCAATAGCTTAATTTGAGTGCTCTGATGCTGACACGTTTGCTTCCACTTTCCGCCCTGTTGTTTTGTCTGCTCACCGGCCAAACGCTGGCCGCCAGTGACAAACCCGGCTTTTACGTTAAAGGGCGCCACCTTTACGACGCCTGCGATGCTCGTATCGTGCTTATGGGGCCCAACCGCATGGTGTACTGGATGGACCGCACCGGGCTTTCCAGCTTCAGCGAGATCGCCAAAACCGACTCCAACACAGTGCGCATTGTCTGGACCACCGAAGGCAAACCCGCCGAGCTGGACACAGTGCTAAAAAATGCGCGCCGCTTCGAGCTGGTGCCCATTATTGAGCTGCACGATGCCACCGGCGACTGGAGCAAGCTCAAGCTTCTGGTGGATTACTGGACCCGACCGGATATCGCCGCCGTGATCGCCAAGCATCAGGCCTACACCATCGTTAATATAGGCAACGAGGTGGGCGATAAAGTCGCGCTCGAGGATTACATTGCCGGCTACAGCAAAGCCATCAAACGCCTGCGCGAGGCCGGCTACCAAACGCCGCTGATGATCGACGCACCCGGCTGGGGCAAAGATATAGACACCCTGCAAGCGGCCGGCCCCAAACTGATTGAGGTCGATCCCAAGCACAATATTTTGCTGTCGGTACACATGTGGTGGCCCGCCATGTGGGGCTATGATGAAGCCCGCGTGCGCGCCGAAATTATTGAATCCGTAGAGGCCGACCTGCCGCTAGTGATAGGCGAGTTTGGCGATCGCTGGGACGACTCCGAAGGCGGCGCCATTCCCTATCGCGCTATTATTAAAACCGCTCTGGAGTACGATATCAGCTTCTTACCCTGGTCTTGGGGGCCGGGCAATAACCCTCAAAAGCATCTGGACATGACCGACGACGGCTCAGCCGAGGGTTTGACCGGCTGGGGCCGCGAGGTAATGCTGGACGAGGACTACGCCATCGCCAAAAATGCGGTAAAGCCGGATTGGGAATGCCTCTTGAACGGTGAACGGTGAACGGTGAACGGTGAACGTTAAAAAGCTGTCTTAAGCCGGACCGACGAACAACACGAGTGACTCTATGACACTTCCAGAAAACGAATTAAAACCTAACAAGCGCCACAATGTGCTGCGCCGCAGCTACGACAAGGTAAAGCGTAAGTATGCAGGCAAAATTCGCCACAAGGCTATCGAACGGGCCAAAACCCGCATCTACCTGCACGGACGCAAACCCGAGGACTATGAACCCGATATTCTCGAGTCCATTGTCAAAGAAGAAGAGGATAAAATTATTAGCGAGTACAAGTCCCGCGGTATTGTGGCGCTGGTAGCCGCCTTGGGCATCAGCCTGTTTCCCTAACCTAAGACAGCCGCGCACTCATGTTCCGATTTTTTGCCAAATCAGCCATAGCCACACTTATCTGGAAGCGTTA from the Gilvimarinus sp. DA14 genome contains:
- a CDS encoding cellulase family glycosylhydrolase, producing MLTRLLPLSALLFCLLTGQTLAASDKPGFYVKGRHLYDACDARIVLMGPNRMVYWMDRTGLSSFSEIAKTDSNTVRIVWTTEGKPAELDTVLKNARRFELVPIIELHDATGDWSKLKLLVDYWTRPDIAAVIAKHQAYTIVNIGNEVGDKVALEDYIAGYSKAIKRLREAGYQTPLMIDAPGWGKDIDTLQAAGPKLIEVDPKHNILLSVHMWWPAMWGYDEARVRAEIIESVEADLPLVIGEFGDRWDDSEGGAIPYRAIIKTALEYDISFLPWSWGPGNNPQKHLDMTDDGSAEGLTGWGREVMLDEDYAIAKNAVKPDWECLLNGER
- a CDS encoding dihydrouridine synthase — protein: MTLPENELKPNKRHNVLRRSYDKVKRKYAGKIRHKAIERAKTRIYLHGRKPEDYEPDILESIVKEEEDKIISEYKSRGIVALVAALGISLFP